One genomic window of Kosmotoga olearia TBF 19.5.1 includes the following:
- a CDS encoding ABC transporter permease yields MNNYNVVGDSDNTIIVEFDHSGNKLTAKIYYNSTSSKSRFASQMVKTALNSYEKLLVAKRLSKYSLNLKDLDAIDITDVDMAPKEAQGTDFLAVMLPYLILIYIFSGSMNIGLATTAGEKERGTLSPILVNQVSRTSIALGKVLYVMSTGLINSVSTVIGFMIAFKILGDSLGGALPMNIAAFTPGKTLGLLFTILTVSALASSIIVLLGSFAKSMKEAGTYIMPIYIGVLVLGISTMQMDPSKQLSMYLIPMLNSVFVMKDIIIARFELTKFLVMLLSNIAVTSVVIYAIAKLFNSERILESSE; encoded by the coding sequence GTGAATAACTATAATGTGGTTGGTGATTCAGATAATACTATAATTGTTGAATTCGATCATAGCGGAAATAAATTGACCGCAAAAATCTATTACAACTCAACTTCGAGTAAATCGCGCTTCGCTTCACAGATGGTAAAAACAGCTTTGAATAGTTACGAAAAGCTGCTAGTGGCAAAGCGTTTGAGCAAGTATTCCCTTAACCTCAAAGACCTTGATGCTATAGATATTACTGATGTGGATATGGCTCCAAAAGAAGCTCAAGGGACTGATTTTCTTGCAGTCATGCTTCCGTATCTGATTCTTATCTATATCTTCTCTGGGTCCATGAACATTGGACTTGCTACTACAGCAGGTGAAAAAGAGAGAGGCACGCTTTCACCGATTCTTGTGAATCAGGTTTCGCGGACATCGATAGCTCTTGGAAAAGTGCTTTATGTTATGTCCACCGGATTGATAAATAGTGTTTCTACCGTTATTGGTTTTATGATAGCTTTCAAAATCCTTGGCGACTCTTTGGGTGGAGCTCTGCCAATGAATATCGCAGCATTTACTCCTGGAAAGACTTTAGGTCTTTTGTTCACTATTCTTACGGTTTCAGCTCTTGCCTCTTCCATAATTGTTTTACTTGGAAGCTTTGCCAAAAGTATGAAAGAAGCTGGAACGTATATTATGCCGATTTATATTGGTGTTCTGGTACTAGGGATATCAACAATGCAAATGGATCCTTCCAAACAATTGAGTATGTATCTGATACCAATGCTGAATAGCGTATTCGTAATGAAGGACATTATAATAGCGCGGTTTGAACTCACAAAATTCCTTGTAATGCTTTTGAGCAATATAGCGGTTACAAGTGTTGTAATATATGCCATAGCGAAATTGTTCAATTCGGAAAGAATACTGGAGAGCAGTGAATAA
- a CDS encoding ABC transporter ATP-binding protein: MIEVSQVHKTFKSRKRTVKAVDGISFKAVPGEIFGLLGPNGAGKTTTLRMIVTLLKPDSGKISVFGYDTVEDAREVRKRVGFLTSDMKLAGSLSPRELMYFFGDLNHIERSVVEKRIEELAEYLGMKDFLDERVSKLSTGMKQKAAIAISLIHDPQVIIFDEPTNGLDIITARMVTEFIKDFKKQGKTIIISTHIMSVAEKLCDKVGIILKGKLVENDYLENLYEKYQMNDLEDIFFAVAEREGELADV, encoded by the coding sequence ATGATCGAAGTTTCTCAGGTTCATAAGACCTTCAAAAGTAGAAAAAGAACGGTAAAAGCCGTTGATGGAATTTCTTTCAAAGCTGTTCCAGGGGAGATTTTCGGTCTTCTGGGACCAAACGGTGCTGGAAAAACAACAACGTTGAGAATGATAGTAACACTCCTTAAGCCTGATTCCGGGAAGATAAGCGTCTTCGGCTATGACACTGTGGAAGACGCCAGAGAGGTCAGAAAAAGAGTCGGCTTTCTTACAAGCGATATGAAATTAGCCGGTAGTCTATCACCCCGGGAACTGATGTATTTTTTTGGCGATCTAAATCATATTGAGAGAAGCGTAGTTGAAAAAAGAATCGAGGAACTGGCAGAGTACCTGGGCATGAAAGATTTTTTGGATGAGAGAGTAAGTAAACTTTCAACCGGTATGAAACAAAAAGCCGCGATAGCCATCAGCCTGATTCACGATCCTCAGGTTATTATTTTCGATGAACCTACAAACGGTCTGGATATAATAACCGCAAGAATGGTAACGGAGTTTATAAAGGACTTTAAAAAGCAAGGAAAAACAATCATTATTTCCACCCATATCATGTCAGTAGCGGAAAAACTTTGCGATAAAGTGGGAATAATCCTTAAAGGAAAGCTTGTAGAAAATGATTATCTGGAAAACCTCTATGAAAAGTATCAAATGAACGATCTTGAGGACATCTTCTTTGCTGTTGCCGAAAGAGAGGGGGAACTTGCAGATGTTTAA
- a CDS encoding GH39 family glycosyl hydrolase, which translates to MVFRRLILLVFIIFSVGGYATEIVVENPAGFSFYSLIHYDAAKELEIRKDIIIIPGKSPNPVVYSKAWVENGKVAKLKLERRFDSSSSFKDLVLIDGGYLSQEQVDHIILPADFLRTSPINSFQFLKENTASRKDRFTYNELDPFSGKVLEFEYDYENEITVDTEIGKVNVGVYRMKVKSMGLEGEYSFDTSGEPVVGKFMGSTIYNLKYFPSKKIAVKFDYESKEISPYLFGNNYWSEAYIKQTLGFVRNSAIEMIRWGGIYRDKEKRRPNDFELFKKFIDYTSVVPLIQLGYFTDEPVEEQLEKVLAFIPETEFVSFSNEANIYPVIMGKNVSVEEFNSRYRSGVSKIKERAPFIKIVGPDFTIGNLPQYDSWLKKFLEKNGDLIDIFSIHYYPFDGSQSAERTLENIEEFPVYIDQLRKLLGKYGLEDIPIAITECNTSYDFNSSGPGNASTFEAALWAAAAFITGIEKELWSIQLWGIVNDGTLSLLNIEDGYTDFKPTTRVYSVFKDFSDRYIPVENKVSKLKIVFSPNEDLGVIVAVVVNYDSSPKELLLRKIDNGISVEPMEGGIKIEGLSITLLYLNEKLEVVYRKDYTK; encoded by the coding sequence GTGGTTTTTCGAAGACTAATATTACTGGTGTTTATAATTTTCTCAGTAGGTGGCTATGCCACAGAAATCGTTGTGGAGAACCCCGCAGGGTTCTCTTTCTATTCATTGATTCATTACGATGCAGCCAAAGAACTTGAAATCCGAAAGGACATCATTATTATCCCCGGAAAAAGTCCCAATCCTGTGGTTTATTCAAAAGCCTGGGTTGAAAACGGCAAGGTTGCAAAGCTAAAACTGGAGAGACGCTTTGACTCTTCGTCCAGTTTCAAGGATCTTGTACTGATCGATGGTGGATACCTCTCTCAGGAACAAGTTGATCACATCATTCTTCCGGCGGATTTTCTCAGAACCTCCCCAATTAATTCCTTTCAGTTCTTGAAGGAGAATACAGCATCCCGAAAGGACCGATTTACTTATAACGAGCTCGATCCGTTTTCCGGAAAGGTTCTTGAGTTTGAATACGACTACGAAAATGAGATTACCGTTGACACAGAGATTGGGAAAGTAAATGTGGGTGTTTATAGAATGAAAGTAAAATCGATGGGGCTTGAAGGCGAGTACAGCTTCGACACTTCAGGAGAACCTGTTGTCGGGAAGTTTATGGGGTCAACGATTTATAATCTCAAATATTTCCCATCAAAAAAGATCGCTGTTAAATTTGATTACGAGAGTAAGGAGATTTCTCCCTACCTTTTTGGCAACAACTATTGGTCGGAAGCTTACATAAAGCAAACCTTGGGGTTTGTAAGAAACTCAGCGATTGAAATGATACGCTGGGGTGGAATTTACAGAGATAAAGAAAAAAGAAGACCAAACGACTTCGAGCTATTTAAGAAGTTCATAGATTATACGAGTGTCGTGCCGCTGATACAGTTAGGATATTTTACCGATGAACCCGTTGAAGAACAACTCGAAAAAGTTCTGGCATTTATTCCTGAGACAGAATTCGTATCCTTTTCGAATGAGGCAAATATTTATCCTGTAATAATGGGGAAAAATGTTTCCGTTGAAGAATTCAATTCCAGATATAGATCAGGGGTCTCAAAAATAAAAGAAAGAGCTCCTTTTATCAAAATAGTGGGACCGGATTTTACAATTGGAAACCTTCCGCAGTATGATTCCTGGTTGAAAAAATTCCTTGAAAAAAACGGAGATTTGATCGACATATTCTCGATTCACTACTATCCCTTTGATGGTTCCCAAAGCGCAGAAAGAACGCTTGAGAACATAGAAGAATTCCCGGTTTATATCGACCAGCTGAGAAAGCTTCTCGGGAAATACGGGCTTGAAGATATCCCTATTGCCATTACCGAATGCAATACCTCCTATGACTTCAACTCTTCAGGACCTGGTAACGCTTCCACATTCGAAGCAGCTCTTTGGGCAGCCGCAGCGTTTATAACAGGAATTGAGAAAGAGCTCTGGTCGATACAGCTGTGGGGAATCGTAAATGATGGAACCTTGAGCCTGTTGAATATCGAAGACGGATATACAGATTTCAAACCAACTACCCGTGTTTACTCTGTATTCAAAGACTTTAGCGACAGATATATTCCCGTTGAAAACAAAGTGTCGAAATTGAAGATCGTATTTTCTCCAAATGAGGACCTTGGAGTTATAGTTGCTGTTGTGGTAAATTATGATTCTTCTCCAAAAGAATTGTTGTTGAGAAAGATTGATAACGGGATATCTGTCGAACCCATGGAAGGCGGAATAAAAATAGAAGGCTTATCCATCACTCTTTTATATCTAAACGAAAAACTTGAGGTTGTGTATAGGAAAGATTATACGAAGTGA
- a CDS encoding GNAT family N-acetyltransferase, giving the protein MILKEVDRKELEDRVVTFEYESDYYFDIEVSRESNGWKISLELKKFEKPFRKVHMEKLVDYYKEDTLIYVAEVDGKEAGIIQFGCIHDGSVRIWDLYVWKGFKRMGIGTALMKKAEEIARSQGARRLILETQTSNYVAIKFYESCGFQLCGFDLSSYSNSDVEKHEVRLEMEKKLR; this is encoded by the coding sequence ATGATATTGAAAGAGGTTGATCGTAAAGAATTGGAAGATAGGGTTGTGACCTTTGAATATGAGAGCGATTACTACTTCGATATTGAAGTCAGTAGAGAAAGCAATGGCTGGAAGATATCTTTGGAATTAAAGAAATTCGAAAAGCCGTTCAGGAAAGTACACATGGAAAAACTAGTGGACTATTACAAAGAGGATACCCTGATATACGTTGCTGAGGTTGATGGAAAAGAAGCGGGGATCATACAATTTGGTTGCATCCATGATGGTTCGGTGAGGATATGGGATCTCTATGTCTGGAAAGGGTTTAAGAGAATGGGGATTGGCACGGCCCTTATGAAGAAAGCTGAAGAAATTGCCCGATCTCAAGGGGCAAGGAGATTGATCCTTGAAACACAGACATCAAATTATGTCGCTATAAAGTTCTATGAAAGTTGTGGGTTCCAGCTTTGTGGTTTTGATCTATCCAGCTATTCAAATTCGGATGTAGAAAAACATGAAGTGAGATTGGAAATGGAGAAAAAGTTGAGGTAA
- a CDS encoding NUDIX domain-containing protein, translating into MKLDDLIPYDSEKGAGLLIKVGPHYIFQVSGEKHNILNGERFFSGIGGHVEASESFVEAAIREAIEEIGTEVELLSSEKTYYLKHTGQIIELSLDEEITPLMIYEMVHPRGTPKAGKLYYIVIFIAELKGDIGELDSREVSAILGLKKEQITEYVDKKVSIEKILEQGGVVLRGKISAGTKLFPLGTAAAFGKVIRFLSRRGEKT; encoded by the coding sequence TTGAAACTGGATGATCTCATCCCTTACGATTCTGAAAAAGGTGCGGGGCTGCTGATAAAAGTCGGTCCGCACTACATTTTTCAGGTGTCTGGTGAAAAGCATAATATTCTCAACGGAGAAAGGTTCTTTTCCGGAATAGGCGGACATGTCGAAGCAAGCGAAAGTTTTGTCGAGGCTGCAATTCGTGAAGCAATAGAAGAGATCGGTACTGAAGTTGAATTGCTCAGTTCGGAAAAAACCTATTACCTCAAACATACCGGACAGATCATCGAATTATCTCTTGATGAAGAAATAACACCCCTGATGATATACGAAATGGTTCACCCTAGGGGGACCCCAAAAGCGGGGAAACTATATTACATCGTAATCTTTATTGCGGAGCTCAAAGGAGATATAGGTGAGCTGGATTCCCGGGAAGTAAGTGCCATTCTTGGGTTGAAAAAAGAGCAAATAACGGAATATGTAGATAAAAAGGTATCCATCGAAAAGATACTTGAACAAGGGGGAGTAGTCCTTCGCGGGAAAATAAGTGCCGGTACCAAGCTTTTTCCGCTTGGTACTGCAGCGGCCTTTGGGAAAGTGATCCGATTTTTAAGCCGAAGAGGAGAAAAAACATGA
- a CDS encoding MJ1477/TM1410 family putative glycoside hydrolase: MKRAVLLPILMLIVVFLMEACFKPEAENKYFLYQLVEMDIKEVLEHQFDYLVTDYSRDGSEDGRYSEEEISKLKEKGIIPLCYISIGEAEDYRFYWQEDWRTNPPDWLGPENPEWEGNYKVRYWYDEWKKIVFEYLDKIIEEGFSGIYLDIIDAYYYWSVEMNELGEKEAAEKMIEFVEEIAKYTREKVPGFLIVPQNAEDILECDDDGSYLDTISGIGVEDLSYTTDDNDNIIVQEESDYRIEYLDRIKTAGKFVLSVDYVYDPKNPDMNIVGDYVKKARKRGYIPYPANKNRALDEIVTVIFEIK, from the coding sequence GTGAAAAGAGCCGTTTTACTTCCAATTTTGATGCTGATTGTAGTATTCTTGATGGAAGCGTGCTTCAAGCCAGAAGCAGAAAATAAATATTTTCTTTATCAGTTGGTTGAAATGGACATAAAGGAAGTTCTGGAGCATCAATTCGATTATCTGGTAACTGATTATTCGAGAGATGGTTCCGAAGATGGGCGATACTCGGAGGAAGAAATTAGTAAATTGAAAGAAAAGGGAATCATTCCTTTGTGTTATATAAGTATCGGTGAGGCTGAAGACTACAGATTTTACTGGCAGGAAGATTGGCGAACAAATCCGCCTGACTGGCTTGGACCAGAAAATCCGGAATGGGAGGGAAATTATAAAGTAAGGTATTGGTACGATGAATGGAAGAAGATTGTTTTTGAGTACCTGGACAAAATTATTGAGGAAGGTTTTTCTGGTATTTATCTGGATATAATTGACGCATACTATTATTGGTCAGTGGAAATGAACGAGCTTGGTGAAAAAGAAGCTGCTGAGAAGATGATTGAATTTGTGGAAGAAATAGCAAAATATACAAGAGAAAAAGTTCCGGGCTTTTTAATTGTTCCACAGAATGCAGAGGATATTCTCGAATGTGATGATGACGGAAGTTATCTGGATACGATTTCTGGGATAGGTGTCGAAGACCTTTCTTACACAACTGATGATAATGATAACATAATCGTACAGGAAGAGAGTGATTACAGAATCGAGTATTTAGACCGAATCAAAACAGCTGGTAAATTCGTCTTGAGCGTGGATTATGTATATGATCCAAAAAATCCGGATATGAATATAGTAGGAGATTATGTGAAAAAGGCGAGAAAAAGAGGATATATTCCCTATCCTGCCAATAAAAACAGAGCTCTGGATGAAATCGTGACGGTAATCTTTGAAATTAAATAG
- a CDS encoding prolyl oligopeptidase family serine peptidase, whose product MENRYFTIEEMVSLPVLRTPVINPAGNRVAYVKMNTDWDDNEFRSQVWVYDAEKDSSYPITDFKTESTMPSWSPDSQTLAYLSNAGINGDKKKQIFVKRSPEEAAIQITSAPDGVDSYRWSPDGKGFFYLSTPEDKAIKKRKELYGDFEYVDKEYRTRCLYYVSIDKAISKFEETLKTPKDMRKGQDDKEVETEDLAEKLFCPEDFLIVNFVITPDSKRVLFIAVPPPSTANNMEESELYVFDLESKKIEKLGISRLRPDFHLSPNGRKLAYTLTKEEYPWQSNNPLEILDLETGKREKIHIDVDSIIEIVAYTKKGLYISWKEGTRIKVGWLNPDGKIETLTDDNSTVSWSAVSRDTDKLVCIKATPIEPFDIYLEGKKITDEGKIYKERIISRKQLIRWKSLDGVEIEGVLSTPPDFDPSKRYPLLLIVHGGPTWLSFDIPTFSKAYPLEQFVEKGFIVLEPNYRGSDGYGEEFRRLNYRNLGIGDYADVISGVDYLIEEGIADPERIGIMGWSQGGYITAFCSLYSNRFKAASVGAGISDWITYYCATDIHNFTVYFLGETPWKDEEIYKKTSPMTYIKNASTPTLIQHGDNDQRVPTPNAYKLYQGLKDMGVPVELVIFKGMGHGIHKLGIARAIMKQNLIWFSHYLLGEPMEGFYLKDHLND is encoded by the coding sequence ATGGAAAACAGATATTTCACAATTGAAGAGATGGTTTCATTACCTGTGCTTAGAACCCCTGTTATAAATCCCGCAGGTAATAGAGTAGCTTACGTCAAAATGAATACCGATTGGGATGATAATGAATTTCGAAGCCAGGTATGGGTGTATGATGCGGAAAAAGATTCCTCTTACCCGATAACTGACTTCAAAACAGAGAGTACAATGCCTTCGTGGTCACCGGATTCGCAGACACTTGCGTATCTTTCAAACGCTGGGATAAACGGTGATAAAAAGAAGCAGATTTTCGTCAAACGTTCCCCTGAAGAAGCAGCAATTCAAATTACCAGTGCACCTGACGGAGTGGATTCTTACAGGTGGTCTCCAGATGGAAAGGGTTTCTTCTATCTCAGTACCCCTGAGGATAAAGCGATCAAGAAAAGGAAAGAACTCTACGGTGATTTTGAATATGTGGATAAAGAATATCGAACGAGATGTCTTTACTACGTTTCAATCGATAAGGCTATTTCGAAGTTTGAAGAAACTTTGAAAACCCCTAAAGATATGAGAAAGGGTCAAGATGACAAAGAAGTTGAAACTGAAGATTTAGCAGAAAAACTTTTTTGCCCGGAGGATTTTCTTATAGTCAATTTTGTAATAACACCAGATTCCAAACGGGTATTATTTATTGCTGTTCCGCCCCCTAGCACAGCAAACAACATGGAGGAATCGGAACTTTATGTATTTGATTTAGAAAGCAAAAAGATCGAGAAGCTCGGTATTTCAAGGCTCCGTCCAGATTTTCACCTTTCTCCAAATGGCAGGAAATTAGCATATACGCTTACCAAAGAAGAGTACCCGTGGCAATCAAACAATCCCCTGGAGATACTCGATCTGGAAACTGGAAAAAGGGAGAAGATACATATAGATGTTGATTCCATCATCGAAATTGTAGCTTACACGAAGAAGGGATTGTACATAAGCTGGAAAGAAGGTACAAGAATAAAGGTCGGTTGGTTGAATCCTGATGGAAAGATTGAAACTCTGACAGACGATAATTCCACGGTTTCCTGGTCTGCGGTGTCCAGAGATACAGATAAACTGGTTTGCATAAAAGCGACGCCAATAGAACCTTTCGACATATATCTTGAAGGCAAAAAGATAACTGACGAAGGAAAGATTTACAAAGAAAGGATAATTTCCAGAAAGCAGCTTATACGCTGGAAGAGCCTTGACGGTGTGGAGATAGAGGGCGTGCTGTCAACCCCACCAGACTTTGATCCTTCAAAGAGATACCCGTTGCTTTTGATAGTGCACGGTGGTCCAACGTGGCTATCCTTTGATATCCCAACTTTTAGTAAAGCGTATCCTTTAGAACAGTTTGTGGAAAAAGGGTTCATAGTTCTTGAACCCAATTATAGGGGAAGTGATGGTTACGGAGAAGAATTCAGAAGGCTCAATTACAGAAACCTTGGAATTGGTGATTACGCTGACGTCATATCCGGAGTTGATTATCTCATTGAGGAGGGAATTGCAGATCCAGAAAGAATAGGCATAATGGGCTGGAGCCAGGGTGGATACATAACAGCCTTCTGCTCTTTATACAGTAACAGATTCAAAGCTGCTTCTGTCGGTGCCGGGATAAGCGATTGGATAACGTATTACTGTGCTACAGATATTCATAATTTTACGGTGTATTTCCTCGGTGAAACACCCTGGAAAGACGAAGAAATCTATAAAAAAACTTCTCCAATGACATACATAAAGAACGCCAGTACCCCAACATTGATACAGCACGGCGATAATGATCAGCGCGTGCCCACTCCCAATGCCTATAAGCTTTATCAGGGTCTTAAAGATATGGGAGTGCCTGTGGAACTCGTTATCTTTAAGGGAATGGGTCATGGCATTCATAAGCTCGGAATCGCAAGAGCGATTATGAAACAAAATCTTATCTGGTTTTCGCATTATTTGCTCGGCGAACCAATGGAAGGATTTTACCTGAAAGATCATTTGAATGATTAG